In a single window of the Drosophila albomicans strain 15112-1751.03 chromosome 3, ASM965048v2, whole genome shotgun sequence genome:
- the LOC117567979 gene encoding digestive cysteine proteinase 1, with amino-acid sequence MQLWLNLALLAGLMLAVSGTKPPRWDPNYIVKGTLYIPYAEIAEPFYAWYDKNTKRSRIDYYGGMVKTYQLAGEGQYGTSLKLAPVTTQDALNKLSCLQVNGTANQTVEIQSVLPDAKPFQLIGTETFLGFTCDKFRLEETIGQKKNVYTLWVRYKKSPHYPASRMPIPVRYEMRGYNSLLGSHYDHYYLDYDSYEHDDIPNEVFEIDENLTCTGFPGPGTGHFATFNPMQEFISGSDEHVDTAFHHFKRKHGVEYQDDKEHEHRKNIFRQNLRYIHSKNRAKMSYTLAVNHLADKSDEELKARRGYKSSGGYNSGKPFPYDVDKLKDDIPSQYDWRLYGAVTPVKDQSVCGSCWSFGTIGHIEGAFFLKNGGNLVRLSQQALIDCSWGYGNNGCDGGEDFRVYQWMMQVGGVPTEEEYGPYLGQDGYCHVKNATLVAPITGFVNVTSNDPDAFKLALLKHGPLSVAIDASPRTFSFYSHGVYYEPNCKNDVDGLDHAVLAVGYGNINGEDYWLVKNSWSTYWGNDGYILMSARKNNCGVMTMPTYVEM; translated from the exons atgcaattgtgGTTAAACTTGGCGCTGCTGGCCGGCCTAATGCTAGCGG TTTCTGGCACCAAGCCGCCTCGCTGGGATCCCAACTATATTGTGAAGGGCACACTGTACATTCCCTATGCCGAAATAGCTGAGCCCTTCTATGCCTGGTACGATAAGAACACAAAACGCTCCCGTATCGATTACTATGGCGGCATGGTGAAAACATATCAATTGGCCGGTGAAGGACAATATGGCACCTCGCTGAAACTGGCACCGGTTACCACACAGGATGCCCTCAACAAGCTGAGCTGTCTGCAGGTTAATGGCACCGCCAATCAGACTGTGGAAATCCAAAGTGTTTTACCCGATGCCAAGCCATTCCAACTGATTGGTACTGAAACGTTCCTGGGCTTTACATGCGACAAGTTTAGGCTGGAAGAAACAATTGGTCAGAAGAAGAACGTCTATACATTGTGGGTGCGCTACAAGAAGTCACCACATTATCCAGCAAGCCGTATGCCGATTCCCGTGCGCTACGAGATGCGTGGCTATAATTCCTTGTTGGGCTCCCATTATGATCATTATTATCTGGATTATGATAGCTATGAGCATGACGATATTCCCAATGAAGTGTTTGAGATTGATGAGAATTTGACATGCACTGGTTTCCCGGGACCGGGTACTGGACACTTTGCCACCTTCAATCCCATGCAGGAGTTTATCTCAGGCAGCGATGAGCATGTGGATACGGCATTCCATCACTTTAAGCGCAAGCATGGTGTCGAATATCAGGACGACAAGGAGCACGAGCATCGCAAGAACATTTTCCGTCAAAACTTGCGTTACATTCACTCAAAGAATCGTGCCAAAATGAGCTATACGCTGGCTGTCAATCATCTGGCCGATAAGAGCGATGAGGAGTTGAAGGCACGTCGCGGCTACAAATCTTCGGGTGGCTACAATTCCGGCAAACCCTTCCCCTACGATGTGGATAAGCTCAAGGATGACATTCCCTCGCAATACGATTGGCGTCTTTATGGTGCCGTCACACCCGTGAAAG aTCAATCGGTGTGTGGTTCATGCTGGTCCTTTGGTACCATTGGACATATCGAGGGCGCTTTCTTCCTCAAGAATGGCGGCAATCTGGTGCGTCTCTCGCAGCAGGCGTTGATCGACTGCTCCTGGGGTTATGGCAACAATGGCTGCGATGGCGGTGAGGATTTCCGTGTCTACCAATGGATGATGCAAGTTGGCGGCGTTCCCACCGAGGAGGAATATGGTCCCTATCTCGGACAGGATGGCTATTGTCATGTTAAGAATGCCACACTTGTTGCACCCATAACCGGCTTTGTCAATGTCACTTCGAATGATCCCGATGCCTTCAAGTTGGCGCTGCTTAAGCATGGTCCACTCTCCGTTGCCATTGATGCCTCACCCAGGACCTTCAGTTTCTACTCGCATGGTGTGTACTATGAACCGAATTGCAAAAACGATGTCGATGGCCTCGATCATGCTGTACTGGCTGTGGGTTATGGCAACATTAATGGCGAGGATTATTGGCTGGTGAAGAACTCTTGGTCCACCTACTGGGGCAACGATGGTTACATTCTAATGTCGGCACGCAAGAACAACTGTGGCGTCATGACCATGCCAACCTATGTGGAAATGTAA